The proteins below are encoded in one region of Vulpes lagopus strain Blue_001 chromosome 10, ASM1834538v1, whole genome shotgun sequence:
- the AASDHPPT gene encoding L-aminoadipate-semialdehyde dehydrogenase-phosphopantetheinyl transferase: MEGVRWAFSCGTWLPSRAEWLLAVRSIQPEEKERIGQFVFARDAKAAMAGRLMIRKLVAEKLNIPWNNIRLQRTAKGKPVLAKDSLNPYPNFNFNVSHQGDYAVLAAEPELQVGIDVMKTSFPGRGSIPEFFHIMKRKFTNKEWETIRSFKDEWTQLDMFYRNWALKESFIKAIGVGLGFELQRLEFDISPLNLDIGQVYKETRLFLDGEEEKEWAFEESKIDEHHFVAVALRKPDGSRQQGVPPQDDSKPTQRQFTILTFNDLISSAVPMTPEDPSFWDCFCFTEEIPIRNGTKS; encoded by the exons ATGGAGGGCGTGCGCTGGGCCTTTTCGTGCGGCACCTGGCTGCCGAGCCGCGCAGAATGGCTGCTGGCCGTGCGGTCCATCCAGCCCGAGGAGAAGGAGCGCATTGGCCAGTTCGTCTTTGCCCGGGACGCCAAGGCAGCCATG GCTGGTCGTCTGATGATAAGGAAATTAGTTGCAGAGAAATTGAATATCCCTTGGAATAATATTCGTTTGCAAAGAACTGCAAAGGGAAAACCAGTTCTTGCAAAAGACTCCTTGAATCCCTACCCCAATTTCAACTTTAACGTCTCTCATCAAGGGGACTATGCTGTGCTTGCTGCGGAGCCTGAGCTACAAGTTGGAATTGATGTAATGAAGACTAGTTTTCCAG GTCGTGGTTCAATTCCAGAATTCTTCCATATTATGAAAAGAAAGTTTACCAACAAAGAATGGGAAACAATCAGAAGCTTTAAGGATGAATGGACTCAACTGGATATGTTTTACAGGAATTGG gCACTGAAAGAAAGCTTCATAAAAGCCATTGGTGTTGGACTAGGCTTTGAATTGCAAAGGCTTGAATTTGATATATCCCCATTAAATCTGGATATCGGCCAAGTTTATAAGGAAACACGTTTGTTCCTggatggggaagaagaaaaagaatgggcaTTTGAA GAAAGCAAAATAGATGAGCACCATTTTGTTGCAGTGGCTCTTAGGAAACCGGATGGATCTAGACAACAGGGT GTTCCACCTCAAGATGATTCTAAACCAACTCAGAGGCAGTTTACTATTCTCACCTTTAATGATTTAATATCATCTGCTGTTCCTATGACCCCTGAAGATCCTTCATTTTGGGACTGTTTTTGCTTCACAGAAGAAATTCCAATACGAAATGGTACAAAGTCATGA
- the LOC121500903 gene encoding basic salivary proline-rich protein 2-like, translating to MTSGPHSIHRKAEHLQLFAQAKPAGAEVTTGPQSSHPGAHSHGPGSSPGKHRGGLLSPVRAPLRPEGPLQPPPPPPPPRPGSHPHGPRSGPGGPPRPAAESCEGAPPPPRAAPSPHPHRDKPQPRGSPPPRAPQHQARPPHSSLGPRSSPTCNCSLRSLHPRLAASAGPTAIGPNRCPVSVSSSVTGVTPELWALVPPLARPGPAPVTSRAAAERRAQRRPPSPPLAARS from the exons ATGACGAG CGGACCGCACTCCATCCACCGCAAAGCGGAGCATTTGCAGCTCTTCGCACAGGCCAAACCCGCAGGGGCTGAGGTCACCACGGGCCCCCAGAGCAGCCACCCAGGAGCGCACTCGCACGGCCCCGGGTCAAGCCCGGGAAAGCACAGAGGCGGGCTGTTGAGCCCCGTGCGTGCGCCGCTCCGCCCCGAGGGTCCCCtgcagccgcccccgccccccccccccccccgccctggaTCGCACCCGCACGGCCCCAGGTCAGGCCCGGGGGGACCACCGAGGCCGGCTGCTGAGTCGTGTGAGggcgcccctccgcccccccggGCGGCGCCCTCCCCGCACCCGCACAGGGACAAGCCGCAGCCCCGGGGGTCCCCTCCTCCGCGGGCCCCCCAGCACCAGGCGCGGCCGCCCCACTCCTCCCTCGGACCCCGGAGCTCACCCACCTGCAACTGCAGTCTCCGAAGTCTCCACCCTAGGCTCGCGGCCTCCGCAGGCCCCACTGCGATTGGCCCGAACCGCTGTCCCGTCAGCGTTTCTTCGAGTGTAACTGGCGTAACTCCGGAGCTCTGGGCCTTGGTCCCGCCCCTCGctcgcccgggccccgcccccgtgACGTCACGCGCTGCCGCAGAGCGCCGAGCGCAGAGGCGGCCTCCGTCTCCGCCCCTAGCCGCTCGCTCCTAG